A DNA window from Kitasatospora viridis contains the following coding sequences:
- a CDS encoding S16 family serine protease: protein MLFKHQHLLHELRRTGVQATADILSVTTLGGGGSLRALWASDEDLSSRWLDVRLKLRVVPPNTMNLPFEATVLTRVHTLKLQGGKVLVWYDPTDTSRLVVDYEADLERHQHFQAEADHYRAESEMLSHRYEQRPGLAWTPVAGRLLPVQAALGPGHGRILTGGPLGELLAAPAQAAVAAVRDRAGELLPQLAADWFARHDLRFDQPYGNLPDGAGPADAAGTTVAAALALVSLLSGRIVRTETAVTGALGPDGALVAVAGLKRAAAGAGRGHATRLLLPAANEADGQRLADKQRQGLDLVFAATLAEAVRSALAKHPVKGHTPPV, encoded by the coding sequence ATGCTCTTCAAACACCAGCACCTGTTGCACGAGTTGCGGCGCACGGGCGTCCAGGCAACCGCCGACATCCTGTCGGTCACGACCCTGGGCGGCGGCGGCAGCCTGCGCGCGCTCTGGGCCTCCGACGAGGACCTGAGCTCCCGTTGGCTGGACGTGCGGCTGAAGTTGCGGGTGGTCCCGCCGAACACGATGAACCTGCCGTTCGAAGCCACCGTGCTGACCCGGGTGCACACGCTCAAGCTCCAGGGCGGCAAGGTCCTGGTCTGGTACGACCCCACCGACACCTCCCGGCTGGTCGTCGACTACGAGGCCGACCTGGAGCGGCACCAGCACTTCCAGGCGGAGGCCGACCACTACCGGGCCGAGTCCGAGATGCTCTCCCACCGCTACGAGCAGCGGCCCGGCCTGGCCTGGACCCCGGTCGCCGGGCGGCTGCTGCCGGTGCAGGCGGCGCTCGGCCCGGGCCACGGCCGGATCCTCACCGGCGGCCCGCTGGGCGAGCTGCTGGCCGCACCGGCGCAGGCCGCCGTCGCCGCCGTCCGCGACCGGGCCGGCGAGTTGCTGCCGCAGCTGGCCGCCGACTGGTTCGCCCGCCACGACCTGCGGTTCGACCAGCCCTACGGCAACCTGCCGGACGGCGCGGGCCCCGCGGACGCGGCCGGCACGACGGTGGCGGCCGCCCTCGCGCTGGTCTCGCTGCTCAGCGGTCGGATCGTCCGGACCGAGACGGCGGTGACCGGGGCGCTGGGGCCGGACGGCGCGCTGGTGGCGGTCGCCGGCCTGAAGCGGGCGGCCGCCGGGGCCGGGCGCGGCCACGCCACCCGCCTGCTGCTCCCGGCCGCCAACGAGGCCGACGGCCAGCGGCTCGCCGACAAGCAGCGCCAGGGCCTCGACCTGGTGTTCGCCGCCACGCTCGCCGAGGCCGTCCGCAGCGCGCTGGCCAAGCACCCGGTCAAGGGCCACACCCCGCCGGTCTGA
- a CDS encoding UDP-N-acetylmuramoyl-L-alanyl-D-glutamate--2,6-diaminopimelate ligase produces the protein MKLTDLLDGLDRRTLQGDPDTVDVSAGVVLDSRAVRPGALFAAVAGRTADGHAYLAQAARQGAVAALVERDDVPAPAGLCLVRVADVRRAAARAAARYFGDPGSRLAVIAVTGTNGKTSVAYMLEAVLRSLGQRVGVIGTGGPRLDGRPVPVATSTVTTPQAPELQEILRHLADRGTDTVVLEASSTALLQHRTDDCAIDIGVFTNLTPDHLEDHGSMAAYQDAKMRLFDGQCALAVANADDPVSARIRQLMPHATLTFSTEGNAADFTATDIETTATGSTFTVHHAGRAHPFRLPLPGRFAVANALAATAALGAAGHGLPETAAALAALAPIPGRFETHRTRGGAVVVVDYAHSTDSLEQVLTTIRGFATGRVTTVFGCGGDRDTTKRAPMARVAAEHSDSVVITTDNPRTEDPEAILDQIEAGLTGTPTPHRRIADRRAAIAYALAAAGPEDVVLVAGKGAETYQLVGDRRLPFADMAVVRELDAAGA, from the coding sequence GTGAAGCTGACCGACCTGCTCGACGGCCTCGACCGCCGCACCCTCCAGGGCGACCCGGACACGGTCGACGTCAGCGCGGGGGTGGTGCTCGACTCCCGTGCCGTCCGCCCGGGCGCGCTCTTCGCCGCCGTCGCCGGGCGGACCGCCGACGGCCACGCGTACCTGGCGCAGGCCGCCCGGCAGGGCGCGGTCGCCGCGCTGGTCGAGCGGGACGACGTGCCCGCTCCAGCCGGCCTGTGCCTGGTGCGGGTCGCCGACGTCCGCCGGGCCGCCGCCCGCGCCGCCGCCCGCTACTTCGGCGATCCGGGATCGCGACTGGCCGTGATCGCGGTGACGGGCACCAACGGCAAGACCTCGGTGGCGTACATGCTGGAGGCCGTGCTGCGCTCGCTCGGGCAGCGGGTCGGCGTGATCGGCACCGGCGGGCCGCGCCTGGACGGCCGACCGGTCCCGGTGGCGACCAGCACCGTCACCACTCCGCAGGCCCCCGAACTCCAGGAGATCCTGCGCCACCTCGCCGACCGGGGCACCGACACCGTCGTCCTGGAGGCCTCCTCCACCGCGCTGCTCCAGCACCGCACCGACGACTGCGCCATCGACATCGGCGTCTTCACCAACCTCACCCCGGACCACCTGGAGGACCACGGCTCGATGGCCGCCTACCAGGACGCCAAGATGCGGCTCTTCGACGGCCAGTGCGCCCTCGCGGTCGCCAACGCCGACGACCCGGTCAGCGCCCGCATCCGGCAGCTGATGCCGCACGCCACGCTCACCTTCTCCACCGAGGGCAACGCGGCCGACTTCACCGCCACCGACATCGAGACCACCGCGACCGGCAGCACCTTCACCGTCCACCACGCCGGCCGCGCGCACCCGTTCCGCCTGCCGCTGCCCGGCCGCTTCGCCGTCGCCAACGCGCTCGCCGCCACCGCCGCCCTCGGCGCAGCCGGCCACGGGCTGCCGGAGACCGCCGCCGCGCTCGCCGCCCTCGCGCCGATCCCCGGCCGATTCGAGACCCACCGCACCCGCGGCGGCGCCGTGGTGGTCGTCGACTACGCGCACTCCACCGACTCGCTGGAGCAGGTCCTCACCACCATCCGGGGCTTCGCCACCGGCCGGGTCACCACCGTCTTCGGCTGCGGCGGCGACCGGGACACCACCAAGCGCGCCCCCATGGCCCGAGTGGCCGCCGAGCACAGCGACTCGGTGGTCATCACCACCGACAACCCGCGCACCGAGGACCCCGAGGCCATCCTCGACCAGATCGAGGCCGGCCTCACCGGCACGCCCACCCCGCACCGCCGGATCGCCGACCGCCGCGCGGCCATCGCCTACGCCCTCGCCGCGGCGGGCCCGGAGGACGTGGTGCTGGTGGCGGGCAAGGGGGCGGAGACCTACCAGCTGGTCGGCGACCGGCGGCTGCCGTTCGCGGACATGGCGGTCGTCCGGGAGCTGGACGCCGCCGGAGCCTGA
- a CDS encoding GNAT family N-acetyltransferase, producing MTDFALLSTPSDWLPELRRRLVEAYRANGLPAGAAEAFVDQRAEKADGWTAAAVLDADGRRVGQVVLSTGDEQGRLLGRIRELWTDPALDPDGAHRRAALAWARGWCAEQGAYRISVGLTAPDELFADYPVRGQARLKDLTDPAEVPAGASHRPLTEAEYEEWVAEGMERYAGDILRAGSGTPEQARRKAEEDYRQLLPQGRETEQTALVVLEADGEAIGHAWLKHQHLPGVSYGYSLDVAPRFRGRGHGRAAMALGEQAVRAAGDRALMFTVWGGNEVAMNLYTATGYRVLEETRSQDL from the coding sequence ATGACTGACTTCGCGCTGCTCAGCACCCCGTCGGACTGGCTGCCCGAGCTCCGCCGGCGCCTCGTCGAGGCCTACCGCGCCAACGGGCTGCCGGCCGGGGCCGCCGAGGCGTTCGTCGACCAGCGCGCCGAGAAGGCCGACGGCTGGACGGCGGCGGCGGTGCTGGACGCGGACGGGCGGCGGGTCGGCCAGGTCGTGCTGAGCACCGGCGACGAGCAGGGCCGGCTGCTCGGCCGGATCCGCGAGCTGTGGACCGATCCGGCGCTGGACCCGGACGGCGCGCACCGCCGGGCCGCGCTCGCCTGGGCCCGCGGCTGGTGCGCCGAGCAGGGCGCCTACCGGATCTCCGTGGGGCTGACGGCTCCTGACGAGCTGTTCGCCGACTACCCGGTGCGCGGGCAGGCCCGGCTCAAGGACCTGACCGACCCGGCCGAGGTGCCCGCCGGGGCGAGCCACCGGCCGCTGACCGAGGCCGAGTACGAGGAGTGGGTCGCCGAGGGGATGGAGCGCTACGCGGGCGACATCCTGCGGGCCGGCTCCGGCACCCCCGAGCAGGCGCGCCGGAAGGCCGAGGAGGACTACCGGCAGCTGCTGCCGCAGGGCCGGGAGACCGAGCAGACGGCGCTGGTGGTGCTGGAGGCCGACGGCGAGGCCATCGGCCACGCCTGGCTGAAGCACCAGCACCTGCCGGGCGTCAGCTACGGCTACTCGCTGGACGTCGCCCCGCGGTTCCGCGGCCGGGGCCACGGCCGGGCGGCGATGGCGCTGGGCGAGCAGGCGGTGCGGGCGGCCGGCGACCGGGCGCTGATGTTCACCGTCTGGGGCGGCAACGAGGTCGCGATGAACCTCTACACGGCGACCGGCTACCGGGTGCTGGAGGAGACCCGCTCGCAGGACCTGTGA
- a CDS encoding G1 family glutamic endopeptidase, with protein sequence MTGRQLTRRQSTGTPAPRALALTTAAALLAVLGAAPPAVAAPVHPWHPRRHAPDTDKQNWAGYEALGKTDEFKHVEARWRQPAVECTPGIATYAAFWVGLDGARKEEGDNTVEQTGTGAWCGPTGRTEYYAWYEMWPQDLIEYNDPIRPGDDLQAEVRALSHERFELVLRDFTQKWNEITYATVRPRDEALLNCAEVIAEAPGPSSTRLADFGRVRFTDSLANGRPIGELDRRAVTMATEKPRTVRAQPSVLSADGRDFTVTWRSN encoded by the coding sequence ATGACGGGACGCCAACTGACTCGGCGTCAGTCGACCGGCACCCCTGCGCCGCGCGCCCTCGCGCTGACCACCGCGGCCGCCCTGCTGGCCGTGCTCGGCGCCGCGCCGCCAGCGGTCGCCGCACCGGTGCACCCGTGGCACCCCCGGCGACACGCCCCCGACACCGACAAGCAGAACTGGGCCGGCTACGAGGCGCTCGGCAAGACCGACGAGTTCAAGCACGTGGAGGCGAGGTGGCGCCAGCCCGCCGTGGAGTGCACCCCCGGCATCGCCACCTACGCGGCCTTCTGGGTCGGCCTGGACGGCGCCCGCAAGGAGGAGGGCGACAACACCGTCGAGCAGACCGGCACCGGGGCCTGGTGCGGGCCCACCGGCAGGACGGAGTACTACGCCTGGTACGAGATGTGGCCGCAGGACCTGATCGAGTACAACGATCCGATCCGGCCCGGCGACGACCTCCAGGCCGAGGTGCGGGCCCTCAGCCACGAGCGCTTCGAGCTGGTCCTGCGCGACTTCACCCAGAAGTGGAACGAGATCACCTACGCCACGGTCCGCCCCCGGGACGAGGCCCTGCTGAACTGCGCCGAGGTGATCGCCGAGGCGCCCGGGCCCAGCAGCACCCGGCTGGCCGACTTCGGCCGGGTCCGGTTCACCGACAGCCTGGCCAACGGCCGCCCGATCGGGGAACTGGACCGGCGGGCGGTCACCATGGCCACCGAGAAGCCCCGGACCGTCCGGGCGCAGCCCTCCGTGCTGAGCGCCGACGGCAGGGACTTCACGGTGACCTGGCGGTCGAACTGA
- a CDS encoding G1 family glutamic endopeptidase: MPTPPRSAPRSLTTAAALLALLAAAPPAQAAPGQRAAVRNINWAGYDTTGPPGTFDHVEARWTQPSVDCTPGDENWAIFWVGLDGAQEGDTNVEQTGSGAHCETDGSEDYYVWYEMFPEDPVLYNDPIRPGDDLQAEVRALDDGRFELVLRDFTQKWNHFTYARPRNGTRAVRTSAEVLAEVPGPAGHRLADFGRVRFTDSLVNGRPIGERAPKASIMYSPGSDTVRALPSPLTGGGRNFTVTWKAH, encoded by the coding sequence ATGCCGACCCCACCCCGCTCCGCGCCACGGTCCCTCACCACGGCGGCGGCCCTGCTGGCCCTGCTCGCCGCCGCCCCGCCCGCACAGGCCGCGCCGGGGCAGCGCGCCGCCGTCCGCAACATCAACTGGGCCGGCTACGACACGACCGGTCCGCCCGGCACCTTCGACCACGTCGAGGCGCGGTGGACGCAGCCCTCGGTGGACTGCACCCCCGGCGACGAGAACTGGGCGATCTTCTGGGTCGGCCTCGACGGCGCCCAAGAGGGGGACACCAACGTCGAGCAGACCGGCTCCGGGGCGCACTGCGAGACCGACGGGAGCGAGGACTACTACGTCTGGTACGAGATGTTCCCGGAGGACCCGGTCCTGTACAACGATCCGATCCGGCCCGGTGACGACCTCCAGGCCGAGGTGCGGGCGCTCGACGACGGGCGGTTCGAGCTGGTCCTGCGCGACTTCACGCAGAAGTGGAACCATTTCACCTACGCGCGGCCCCGGAACGGCACGAGGGCCGTGCGCACCTCGGCCGAGGTGCTCGCCGAGGTGCCGGGTCCGGCGGGACACCGACTGGCCGACTTCGGCCGGGTCCGGTTCACCGACAGCCTGGTCAACGGGCGGCCGATCGGGGAGCGGGCCCCGAAGGCGAGCATCATGTACAGCCCCGGCAGCGACACCGTCCGGGCACTGCCCTCGCCGCTGACCGGCGGCGGCAGGAACTTCACCGTGACCTGGAAGGCCCACTGA
- a CDS encoding G1 family glutamic endopeptidase, producing MPLPFRSALTGAVALLTLLGSATPAAADNRNDPNWAGYAFEGTTGSFSRVLAEWVQPSGECPEPDTRMYAASWVGLDGYRGTTVEQTGTTARCSEDGQISYFAWYQMYPDPPVRYADPVQPGDRLMAQVSYLPDEDEFELDMWDWTRRWAESTFQRVPEGHTALRRTAEVVVEDPKRAQNAWWPMTRFSRIDFRNCQVNGSPIGDLPDPLVLTMRRDQVNRARPTRLFDSGRAFQVNWEHS from the coding sequence ATGCCGCTGCCGTTCCGCTCCGCGCTGACCGGCGCGGTCGCCCTGCTGACCCTGCTCGGCAGCGCGACGCCCGCCGCCGCCGACAACCGCAACGACCCCAACTGGGCCGGTTACGCCTTCGAAGGCACCACCGGCTCCTTCAGCCGGGTGCTCGCGGAATGGGTGCAGCCGTCCGGCGAGTGCCCGGAGCCGGACACCCGGATGTACGCGGCCTCCTGGGTCGGCCTGGACGGCTACCGCGGGACCACGGTCGAGCAGACCGGGACGACGGCGCGGTGCTCGGAGGACGGCCAGATCTCCTACTTCGCCTGGTACCAGATGTACCCGGACCCACCCGTCCGGTACGCCGACCCGGTGCAGCCCGGCGACCGGCTCATGGCCCAGGTCAGCTACTTGCCCGACGAGGACGAGTTCGAACTCGACATGTGGGACTGGACGCGGCGGTGGGCGGAGAGCACCTTCCAGCGGGTGCCCGAGGGACACACCGCCCTGCGCCGGACGGCCGAGGTGGTCGTGGAGGACCCCAAGCGCGCCCAGAACGCCTGGTGGCCGATGACCCGGTTCAGCAGGATCGACTTCCGCAACTGCCAGGTGAACGGCTCCCCGATCGGCGACCTGCCCGACCCGCTGGTCCTCACCATGCGCCGCGACCAGGTCAACCGGGCCCGCCCCACCCGGCTGTTCGACTCCGGCCGCGCCTTCCAAGTGAACTGGGAGCACTCCTGA